The stretch of DNA GGGGCTGTCAGCCAATCAATCAATCAATCAATCAATCAATCAATCAATCAATCAACCTAATAACCTTTAACTATGAAAAGTAACCTGTTTCTTTATTTCAGGTTCTCCCTGATGATGTTCTTCCAATACATGCTTTTTGCTGTATGGTGGGTGCCTCTTGCCGCATACCTGGCCAATATGGGGCTTTCCAGAACGCTAACAGCGCTTATACTTAGTTCTATGGCAATTGGCTGCATGGCTTCTCCCATTGTCGGCATGGTTGCCGACCGGTATTTCAGGGGGCAGGTTGTTCTTGCCGTTACCAACTTCATTGTTGGTGTGATGCTGTTATTTGCAGGGCTTACCTCCAACCCTGTTTTACTGTTTGTTTTCCTTCTGACAGCCATGATCTTTTATATGCCTTCATGGGGACTTACAAGCAGTATTACCATGAAGCATGTTGATTCTGACATTTTTCCCCGTATCAGGGTTTTTGGTGCTATTGGCTGGGTTTTTGCCGGAGTGTTCAGCCTTTTTACTGTAAGAGTGATAGGAGTTGACTTTGACGGCACACATATTCCGTTTCTTTATGCGGCCGGAATCGCTGTTGTGGCCGGACTCTTCAATCTCGGACTTCCTGACACACCTCCTCCGGCCAGGGGAGAAAAGGCTTCCCTGATTGACATAATGGGCTTCAGGAGCATAAAGCTCATGAAAGACCGTAATTTTGCCGTTTTTATATTTCTCTCCTTTTTTGCCATGATACCTTTTTCTATGTACTGGTCATATTTTTCAGAGTTTCTGGCTGACAGCGGTTTCCGGTTTATTTCCCTTACCATGAACATGGGGCAGATGCTGGAGAT from Marinilabiliales bacterium encodes:
- a CDS encoding MFS transporter codes for the protein MKSNLFLYFRFSLMMFFQYMLFAVWWVPLAAYLANMGLSRTLTALILSSMAIGCMASPIVGMVADRYFRGQVVLAVTNFIVGVMLLFAGLTSNPVLLFVFLLTAMIFYMPSWGLTSSITMKHVDSDIFPRIRVFGAIGWVFAGVFSLFTVRVIGVDFDGTHIPFLYAAGIAVVAGLFNLGLPDTPPPARGEKASLIDIMGFRSIKLMKDRNFAVFIFLSFFAMIPFSMYWSYFSEFLADSGFRFISLTMNMGQMLEIFILLAVPISIKKYGLRRTMIIGLVALVIRYGSLVFADGNLQLPMILTAVFVHGIIFGFFYLGGQIYIDRKAPAGLRSQGQGFIFFVTFGAGLLAGNFISGQIIGIFSTEQAGITVYQWDTIWSITTAMAVLCALAFIFLFRKEDYGTIELEQQ